A section of the Anabaena cylindrica PCC 7122 genome encodes:
- a CDS encoding cofactor assembly of complex C subunit B codes for MDTAIVPSTFLLTLLLSVGLFFFIRASTKDRIERAQLISEQDEAALMSQLKEYFLSRSYRVTSVDKEKNQVTFEGFVRPSWFLAIFLTFLAAVGFACLSLVLAQLFSSQSPFLFSLVLLSPLSGIFYWQKSGRLEKVSLKMESIQREQHSSSKITVIGHRDELAELQRALQLEMVD; via the coding sequence ATGGATACTGCTATTGTGCCATCTACTTTCCTGCTAACTTTGTTGTTATCAGTGGGGCTGTTCTTTTTTATTCGCGCTTCTACTAAAGACCGCATAGAAAGAGCGCAATTAATATCTGAGCAAGACGAAGCCGCTTTGATGAGCCAACTGAAGGAGTATTTTTTATCCCGATCCTATCGTGTGACATCTGTAGATAAAGAAAAGAATCAAGTGACTTTTGAAGGGTTTGTCAGACCTAGCTGGTTTTTAGCTATATTTTTGACTTTTTTAGCAGCTGTTGGCTTTGCTTGTCTATCACTAGTTTTAGCTCAACTTTTTTCTAGTCAAAGTCCATTTTTATTTTCTTTAGTGCTGCTGTCACCTTTAAGTGGTATATTTTATTGGCAAAAATCTGGAAGACTTGAGAAAGTGTCACTCAAAATGGAATCAATCCAAAGGGAACAACACTCCTCAAGTAAAATAACTGTGATTGGCCATCGAGATGAACTTGCTGAGTTACAGAGGGCTTTACAGTTAGAGATGGTTGATTGA
- a CDS encoding DUF3611 family protein, with product MSQNSETPSTNLLAIAKHFRLAGWISLWIQLVLGVISGIIVLLFAIFSQRSGSPNNNPGTGFGVFLAICGLVVLGVGIYLAYRYTTIGKKLQSPNPSNRPRKLETVQVLRLGLWVNLGGILVTLLGAQAIVGTLVARSISPQAVTTQLFDPTRIISGLDMLVVQANTNTISAHFAGLVVSLFLLNRITK from the coding sequence ATGTCACAAAACTCCGAAACCCCATCAACTAATCTCCTAGCGATCGCTAAACATTTTCGCTTGGCAGGTTGGATTAGTCTGTGGATTCAACTAGTACTGGGTGTCATTTCTGGGATTATTGTTTTATTATTTGCCATCTTTAGTCAAAGATCAGGAAGTCCAAATAACAATCCTGGAACTGGATTTGGTGTATTTCTCGCCATTTGTGGACTGGTTGTTTTAGGTGTGGGAATTTACTTAGCCTATCGGTACACCACAATTGGCAAAAAATTACAATCACCCAATCCTAGCAATCGCCCACGTAAACTCGAAACAGTGCAAGTTTTAAGATTGGGGCTATGGGTGAATTTAGGAGGAATACTGGTTACTCTATTAGGAGCGCAAGCGATCGTCGGTACACTGGTAGCCAGGTCAATATCTCCCCAAGCCGTAACTACCCAACTATTCGACCCTACGCGGATTATTAGCGGTTTAGATATGCTCGTAGTTCAAGCAAACACAAACACCATTTCAGCCCACTTTGCAGGACTGGTTGTGTCCCTATTTTTACTAAATCGCATTACCAAGTGA
- the serS gene encoding serine--tRNA ligase: MLDIKQIRENPQFVQDKLNSRSGKYDIQPILDLSQKQRELETKRNELQARSNEIGKLVGQKVKSGVNPQDPEIQALKDEGNALKTTLSELEPQEKELKAQIQESLLALPNLPSDSTPIGASENDNTEVRKWGDEYIPQNQNIVPHWELGEKLGILNFERAVKIAQSRFVSLIGAGAALERALIQFMLSKHIENGYIEISPPLLVNTDSLTGTGQLPKFAEESFKCADDELWLIPTAEVPVTNFYRGEIINAEELPIYHCAYTPCFRREAGSYGRDMRGLIRLHQFNKVELVKLVKPEDSFDELEKLVGSAESILQALKLPYRVINLCTADLGFGATKTYDLEVWLPSSGKYREISSCSNCVDFQARRADIRFKEAGKKGTQFVHTLNGSGLAVGRTMAAILENYQQPDGTIKVPEVLRSFLGREVL, encoded by the coding sequence ATGCTGGATATTAAACAAATTAGAGAAAATCCCCAATTCGTACAAGACAAATTGAACAGTCGTAGTGGTAAATACGACATTCAGCCCATATTAGATTTGAGCCAAAAACAGCGGGAATTAGAAACAAAACGCAATGAACTCCAAGCCCGTAGCAATGAAATTGGTAAACTAGTCGGACAAAAAGTAAAATCTGGTGTTAATCCTCAAGATCCAGAAATTCAAGCTTTAAAGGATGAAGGAAACGCTCTCAAAACCACATTAAGCGAATTAGAACCCCAGGAAAAAGAATTAAAAGCGCAAATTCAAGAATCACTGTTAGCACTTCCTAATTTACCCAGTGATTCTACACCCATTGGTGCAAGTGAAAACGACAACACAGAAGTAAGAAAATGGGGAGATGAATATATACCCCAAAATCAGAATATTGTACCACATTGGGAACTTGGGGAAAAATTGGGTATTCTCAATTTTGAAAGAGCCGTAAAAATTGCCCAAAGTCGGTTTGTGAGTTTGATAGGTGCGGGTGCTGCTTTAGAAAGAGCATTAATTCAATTTATGCTTTCAAAGCATATTGAAAATGGGTATATAGAAATTAGTCCACCGTTGTTAGTAAATACTGATTCCTTAACAGGAACAGGACAATTACCCAAGTTTGCAGAAGAAAGTTTTAAATGTGCAGATGATGAATTGTGGTTAATTCCTACTGCGGAAGTTCCTGTGACTAATTTTTATCGGGGGGAAATTATCAACGCGGAAGAATTACCAATTTATCACTGTGCATATACTCCATGTTTTCGTCGAGAAGCAGGAAGTTATGGACGGGATATGCGGGGTTTAATTCGGTTGCATCAATTCAATAAAGTTGAGTTGGTGAAATTAGTAAAACCGGAAGATTCTTTCGATGAATTAGAGAAATTAGTCGGAAGTGCAGAGAGTATTTTACAGGCTTTAAAATTGCCTTATCGGGTGATTAATTTATGTACTGCTGATTTAGGTTTTGGGGCAACAAAGACTTATGATTTAGAGGTGTGGTTGCCATCTTCTGGGAAATATCGAGAGATTTCTAGTTGTTCTAATTGTGTTGATTTTCAAGCACGAAGGGCGGATATTCGATTTAAGGAAGCTGGTAAGAAAGGGACGCAGTTTGTGCATACTTTGAATGGTTCTGGTTTAGCTGTAGGAAGGACTATGGCGGCAATTTTGGAGAATTATCAGCAACCAGATGGGACGATTAAAGTACCTGAAGTATTGCGATCGTTTTTAGGGAGGGAGGTTTTGTAG
- a CDS encoding DUF2281 domain-containing protein has protein sequence MTIEQAVLENFRELPADKQQEVLDFIQFLKHKLPAKKRRTPPDSIAGKGKTLGDIVRPIVNEEEWEYLK, from the coding sequence ATGACTATTGAACAAGCAGTTCTAGAAAATTTTCGAGAATTACCAGCAGATAAACAACAAGAAGTTTTAGATTTTATTCAATTTCTCAAACATAAATTACCAGCAAAAAAACGCCGTACTCCTCCTGATTCTATCGCTGGTAAAGGTAAAACATTAGGTGATATAGTTAGACCTATTGTCAATGAAGAAGAGTGGGAATATCTCAAATAA
- a CDS encoding type II toxin-antitoxin system VapC family toxin, which translates to MGISQIIVLDTHIWFWFINQQFDKFPTHWREAIETADEVGICVISCYEIALAQQRGRLELPCTANQWFQEALKPAGITLFPLTAEIACRAVDLSPVHKDPFDRLIIATTLEYQAKLASIDGLFSQYSELNTYLMK; encoded by the coding sequence GTGGGAATATCTCAAATAATAGTCCTTGATACTCATATTTGGTTCTGGTTTATTAATCAACAATTTGATAAATTTCCTACCCATTGGAGAGAAGCTATTGAAACGGCTGACGAAGTAGGTATTTGCGTTATTTCCTGTTATGAAATAGCACTGGCACAACAACGAGGAAGGCTAGAATTACCTTGTACTGCTAATCAATGGTTTCAGGAAGCATTAAAACCAGCAGGTATTACATTGTTTCCCTTGACTGCGGAAATTGCTTGTCGTGCTGTAGATTTATCTCCTGTTCACAAAGATCCATTTGACCGTTTAATTATTGCTACAACACTAGAGTATCAAGCAAAACTAGCCAGTATTGATGGTTTATTTTCTCAATATTCTGAGCTTAATACTTATTTGATGAAATAG